In one Vidua chalybeata isolate OUT-0048 chromosome 4, bVidCha1 merged haplotype, whole genome shotgun sequence genomic region, the following are encoded:
- the MAVS gene encoding mitochondrial antiviral-signaling protein: MGLAEDKVYTHITRNLRKFGTIRVASLADSLTCLVDSDRDELLAREETRGNQAAVFRFYQHLRCRKGWVQDLIQALHQNNAGHLADELQEIYDTWQPRPRSSAPAGASSLPSDVHPTTSSISAQTPSQGPNPAPLAGQPRRDLTTGDHPPVLPSAATTTSTELEARLPVQELLPKKLPEQENARPVPPGSKVHGGVSGGHSGEGNLSHPSRTVPVSAGTPEVEVPPAVSPEQGRDWLSRRPVCVDNGFFGNANHLHRGTPGLALGRSVPSRDAGATQSPGQARNEPEESSDIFTESPPRLEGATRGVGQQPPNSVPEKQPVPSSGHGEPTGSFVDVRSPLLIQEQFDVEKKRVGMLREHPGSGGAPMETTTLGATPVPRDTFPSRDTSVKSLTQEKKLPSGNTAMSTPSVPTKEKVLPASANPVLGTAVVGSSEGVAGRSASRVSCATSIWASHSDEEREEELHKPGVLVSMPRGSPEVAGRCPSSREPSNPCSTTSSSLGLSSDPVLVSRDSLSSGAAFPRVSSVPAGPREKEASGASRDSCPAPSWNSTSLATHEVRVDHHPSVQLGAGSDGVRPLGSSVNSSSGSGHDAATSSPQARVPKGDSSGLSLLYILPAVGVISAVAFAVYIRLRK, from the exons ATGGGTTTGGCTGAGGACAAAGTGTACACCCATATTACGAGAAACCTCAGGAAGTTCGGGACTATCCGAGTGGCGTCGCTGGCCGATTCCCTGACCTGCCTGGTCGATTCTGACAGA GATGAACTCCTCGCCCGGGAGGAGACACGGGGCAACCAGGCAGCAGTCTTTAGGTTCTATCAGCACCTGAGGTGCCGGAAGGGCTGGGTGCAGGATCTCATCCAGGCGCTGCACCAGAACAACGCAGGGCACTTGGCTGATGAGCTGCAGGAAATCTATGATACCTGGCAACCTCGACCTC gctcctcagctcctgctggtgcctcctcccttcccagtgATGTCCATCCCACCACCTCCTCCATCAGTGCCCAGACACCATCCCAGGGGCCAAATCCTGCCCCGTTGGCTGGGCAGCCACGCCGAGACCTGACCACTGGTGACCATCCACCTgtcctgcccagtgctgccacCACCACGAGCACGGAGCTGGAGGCCAGACTGCCGGTGCAGGAATTG CTCCCCAAAAAACTCCCGGAGCAAGAGAATGCCCGGCCAGTTCCACCTGGGAGCAAAGTCCATGGCGGAGTGAGCGGTGGGCACAGCGGGGAGGGGAATCTCTCGCACCCCTCCAGGACCGTGCCGGTGTCAGCGGGGACGCCAGAGGTGGAAGTGCCACCGGCcgtgtccccagagcagggccGGGACTGGCTGAGCCGCCGGCCGGTGTGTGTGGACAACGGGTTTTTCGGGAATGCCAACCACCTGCACCGCGGCACGCCGggcctggccctgggcaggtCTGTTCCATCGAGGGATGCGGGTGCCactcagagccctgggcaggccaGGAACGAGCCCGAAGAGAGCTCGGATATCTTCACAGAGTCACCACCAAGGCTGGAGGGGGCCACTCGTGGTGTGGGGCAGCAGCCCCCAAACTCAGTGCCAGAaaagcagcctgtgccaagcTCTGGGCATGGTGAGCCCACGGGCAGCTTCGTGGATGTGCGCAGCCCCCTCCTCATACAGGAGCAGTTTGATGTGGAGAAGAAGCGGGTTGGGATGCTGCGAGAGCACCCAGGGAGTGGAG GTGCTCCAATGGAAACAACTACCCTGGGTGCTACCCCTGTGCCCAGAGACACTTTCCCATCCCGTGACACCTCTGTGAAGTCTCTTACTCAAGAGAAGAAACTGCCCAGTGGGAATACAGCCATGAGCACCCCCTCTGTGCCAACGAAGGAGAAA GTGCTCCCGGCCTCAGCAAACCctgtcctgggcacagctgtggtAGGCAGCTCCGAAGGCGTGGCTGGGAGATCAGCTTCCCGGGTGAGCTGTGCCACGAGCATCTGGGCATCTCACAGTGatgaggagagagaagaagagcTCCACAAGCCAGGCGTCCTCGTGTCCATGCCTCGGGGCAGCCCAGAGGTGGCCGGCAGATGCCCGAGCTCTCGGGAGCCCAGCAACCCCTGTTCCACCACCTCCAGTAGCCTTGGCCTCAGCAGCGACCCAGTCCTGGTGAGCAGGGATAGCCTGAGCTCAGGAGCAGCGTTCCCCAGAGTCTCCTCGGTTCCTGCAGGCcccagagaaaaggaggcaTCTGGAGCAAGCAGAGACTCCTGTCCTGCTCCGAGCTGGAACAGCACCTCCCTGGCTACCCATGAGGTCCGTGTGGATCATCACCCCAGCGTCCAGCTTGGAGCCGGCAGCGACGGAGTCAGGCCCCTCGGAAGCTCCGTGAATTCCAGCTCTGGCAGTGGCCATGATGCTGCCACCAGCTCACCTCAGGCCAGAGTCCCAAAGGGGGACAGCAgtggcctgtccctgctgtaCATCCTTCCAGCTGTCGGCGTCATTTCTGCCGTGGCATTCGCGGTGTACATCCGGCTGCGGAAATAG